A window of the Dongshaea marina genome harbors these coding sequences:
- the ansB gene encoding L-asparaginase 2, which produces MQRSCRGFRLWFSALFFLLFTASSFAATKPHIVILATGGTIAGSGASATQTNYTAGQLGVEKLIQAVPQIKQLARVSGEQISNIGSQDMNNKIWLKLADRVNKLLAQPDVDGVVITHGTDTMEETAYFLDLTVHSDKPVVLVGSMRPATAMSADGPMNLYDGVVTAVDKNSRGRGVLVVMNDKVLGARSVTKFNTTGVQAFVAPNFGPLGLIHDGEVDYQRAPERRHTKNSVFDVSGLKTLPKVGIIYNYENASPVAAKAFIDAGYQGIVSAGVGNGNMDHKMLKTLSKAAHDGVLVVRSSRVATGATTLNAEVNDSKYHFVASGTLNPQKARVLLMLALTKTHDYQKVQRYFQTY; this is translated from the coding sequence ATGCAAAGAAGTTGTAGAGGATTTCGTCTGTGGTTTTCAGCCCTGTTTTTTCTTCTGTTCACAGCCTCCTCATTCGCCGCCACTAAACCCCATATTGTGATTTTGGCAACCGGAGGCACCATCGCAGGCTCCGGGGCTTCGGCGACCCAGACCAACTATACGGCGGGTCAGCTGGGAGTCGAGAAGCTGATCCAGGCCGTGCCTCAGATCAAACAACTGGCCCGGGTGAGTGGCGAGCAGATCTCGAATATTGGATCTCAGGATATGAATAACAAGATCTGGCTCAAGCTGGCCGACCGGGTCAATAAGTTGTTGGCTCAGCCCGATGTGGATGGTGTGGTGATCACCCATGGTACAGACACCATGGAGGAGACCGCCTATTTCCTGGATTTGACGGTACATAGTGATAAGCCGGTGGTGCTGGTCGGCTCGATGCGCCCGGCAACGGCCATGAGCGCCGATGGCCCGATGAACCTCTATGATGGGGTGGTGACAGCAGTCGATAAAAACTCCCGAGGACGGGGAGTGCTGGTGGTGATGAACGATAAGGTTCTGGGGGCTCGCAGCGTCACCAAGTTTAACACCACCGGGGTGCAGGCATTTGTGGCACCCAACTTTGGGCCACTGGGGCTGATTCATGATGGCGAGGTGGATTACCAGAGAGCTCCCGAGCGTCGTCACACCAAAAATTCGGTGTTTGATGTCAGTGGACTCAAGACTCTTCCTAAGGTTGGGATCATCTATAACTATGAAAATGCCTCTCCTGTCGCTGCCAAGGCATTTATTGATGCCGGTTACCAGGGGATCGTTTCGGCCGGTGTCGGTAACGGCAACATGGATCATAAGATGCTGAAGACCCTGAGCAAGGCTGCTCATGATGGGGTGCTGGTGGTTCGCTCCTCACGAGTGGCAACGGGTGCGACCACTCTGAATGCTGAGGTCAATGACAGCAAATATCACTTTGTTGCATCCGGCACCCTCAACCCGCAAAAGGCCCGGGTTTTGTTGATGCTGGCACTGACCAAAACCCATGATTACCAAAAGGTTCAGAGGTACTTCCAAACCTATTAA
- a CDS encoding RtcB family protein, which produces MLLKKHPKLLKKSQHTRYAKQLGTLGAGNHFIELCQDEQKQLWVLLHSGSRGIGNRIGCYFIELARQQAAEHRLHLTDRDLAYFSEGSESFDDYMQAVQWAQEYARLNRERMMQEILKVLQTELGPFKLSNPAISCHHNFVARETFDGEPLWITRKGAIQAYPGQPGIIPGSMGAKSYIVRGLGNPESFCSCSHGAGRRLSRTAARKQFSLDELERQTRGIECRTDKGVLDEIPTAYKDIDKVMSNQRDLVEIQHTLHQLINIKG; this is translated from the coding sequence ATGCTCCTGAAAAAACACCCCAAGCTTCTTAAGAAAAGCCAGCACACCCGATATGCAAAACAGCTGGGTACCCTGGGGGCAGGTAACCACTTTATCGAGCTGTGCCAGGATGAGCAGAAGCAGCTCTGGGTACTGCTGCACTCGGGAAGCCGGGGGATTGGTAATCGTATCGGATGCTATTTTATTGAACTTGCCCGCCAGCAGGCTGCCGAGCACAGGCTGCATCTGACCGATCGGGATCTGGCCTACTTTTCTGAGGGCTCTGAATCTTTCGATGATTATATGCAGGCGGTGCAGTGGGCCCAAGAGTATGCCAGGCTCAACCGGGAGAGGATGATGCAAGAGATCCTCAAGGTACTTCAGACTGAGCTTGGCCCATTCAAGCTGAGCAATCCAGCCATCAGCTGCCATCATAACTTTGTGGCACGGGAAACCTTTGATGGTGAGCCTTTGTGGATCACCCGCAAGGGGGCGATTCAAGCCTATCCGGGTCAGCCAGGGATCATCCCGGGCTCCATGGGAGCCAAATCCTACATTGTCCGTGGGCTCGGTAATCCAGAATCTTTTTGTAGCTGCTCCCATGGTGCCGGGCGCAGGCTGTCGCGAACAGCAGCCCGCAAACAATTTAGCCTCGACGAGCTGGAGCGGCAAACCCGCGGAATTGAGTGTCGTACCGACAAAGGGGTGCTGGATGAGATCCCTACCGCCTACAAAGATATAGATAAGGTGATGAGCAATCAGAGGGATCTGGTAGAGATCCAACATACCCTGCATCAGCTCATCAATATCAAGGGTTGA
- a CDS encoding response regulator encodes MISVALIDDHPMVRSGFAQLLELEPDISVIAQYASLNEARALTEIDCDVAVLDISLSDGNGLSLLPQLRSHCAVIMLSVHDSAVMIETALAQGAKGYLSKRCGPDELVQAVRSVASGQNYLPPTLACQLANRSHHEGVSQLTKREREICLKLVEGLEVKAIALELGLSHKTVHVHRANILEKMAVQNTVELARKLLSHPLPPC; translated from the coding sequence ATGATATCGGTTGCTCTCATCGACGATCATCCCATGGTCCGCTCCGGATTTGCCCAGCTACTGGAGCTTGAGCCAGATATCTCTGTGATCGCTCAGTACGCCAGTCTCAATGAAGCCAGGGCTCTCACAGAGATCGATTGTGATGTGGCGGTGCTGGATATATCCCTGAGTGATGGAAATGGCTTATCCCTGCTCCCTCAGCTTCGCTCCCACTGTGCGGTCATCATGCTCAGTGTCCATGACAGTGCAGTGATGATTGAGACCGCTCTGGCTCAGGGGGCAAAGGGATATCTCAGTAAGCGCTGTGGTCCGGATGAGCTGGTACAGGCCGTCCGCAGTGTCGCCTCTGGCCAGAACTATCTTCCTCCAACTCTCGCCTGCCAACTGGCGAATCGCAGTCACCATGAGGGTGTGAGCCAGCTGACCAAGCGGGAACGTGAAATCTGTCTTAAGCTAGTCGAGGGGTTGGAAGTCAAGGCAATAGCCCTTGAGCTGGGCCTGAGCCACAAGACGGTGCATGTGCACCGTGCCAACATCCTGGAAAAGATGGCCGTCCAGAATACGGTTGAGCTTGCAAGAAAGCTGCTGAGTCACCCGCTGCCCCCATGCTAG
- the uhpC gene encoding MFS transporter, translating into MFHFLKAPPTLPVNRDPEQIRESYRYWRIHLMLGMYLGYGIFYFSRKSFNYALPAMLTDLNLSTSDAGLIGTLFYICYGLSKFCSGIVSDRANPRYFMGLGLIATGVINILFGLSSSLVAFALLWTANAFFQGWGWPPCSKLLSTWYSRSERGFWWAVWNTAHNTGGALIPLLVGFLVLHYSWRIGMIVPGVIAILVGLFLCWRLRDRPQSMGLPSIGQWRNDPMEQAHEAIGRGLSQRQILKTYVLGNKYIWLLAASYIMVYLVRTAINDWGNLYLTEQKGYNLLQANSALSLFEVGGFVGSLIAGWGSDRFFAGNRSPMNVLFAIGILVAVGALWLMPVAGYLLQACCFFIVGFFVFGPQMLIGMAAAEYSHKDAAGAATGFIGLFGYLGAALSGYPLALVMSSWGWDGYFSVIAIAAGVTGLLLLPFIQSQKYQNPDQCQSTPSL; encoded by the coding sequence ATGTTCCATTTTCTAAAGGCCCCGCCCACGCTTCCAGTCAACAGGGATCCAGAGCAGATCCGTGAGAGCTACCGTTACTGGCGAATTCACCTGATGCTTGGGATGTATCTGGGTTATGGCATCTTTTACTTTAGCCGCAAGAGCTTCAATTATGCCCTGCCTGCGATGCTTACCGATCTCAACCTCAGCACCTCAGATGCGGGGCTTATCGGCACCCTTTTCTATATCTGCTATGGATTGTCTAAGTTTTGTAGCGGCATCGTCAGCGATCGAGCCAACCCCCGCTACTTCATGGGCCTTGGGCTCATCGCCACCGGAGTCATCAATATACTATTTGGCCTGAGCAGCTCACTGGTCGCCTTTGCCCTGCTGTGGACCGCGAATGCCTTTTTCCAGGGATGGGGCTGGCCTCCCTGCTCAAAACTACTCTCCACCTGGTATTCGCGCTCGGAGCGTGGATTTTGGTGGGCGGTATGGAACACAGCACACAACACCGGCGGTGCCCTGATCCCCTTGCTGGTCGGTTTCTTAGTGCTGCACTATAGCTGGCGCATCGGCATGATAGTGCCCGGGGTTATCGCGATCCTGGTTGGGTTATTTCTCTGCTGGCGACTGAGGGATCGTCCCCAAAGTATGGGGCTGCCGAGCATTGGTCAGTGGCGTAACGATCCCATGGAGCAGGCCCATGAGGCAATTGGTCGGGGGCTGAGTCAAAGGCAGATCCTCAAGACCTATGTGCTGGGGAACAAATATATCTGGCTGCTGGCGGCGAGCTATATCATGGTGTACCTGGTGCGAACCGCCATCAATGATTGGGGCAACCTGTACCTGACCGAGCAAAAAGGCTACAACCTGCTGCAGGCCAACTCGGCTCTGAGCCTGTTTGAGGTCGGTGGATTTGTGGGTTCACTGATTGCCGGCTGGGGCTCGGATCGTTTTTTTGCAGGAAACCGCTCGCCGATGAATGTCCTGTTTGCGATAGGGATCCTGGTGGCTGTCGGTGCTTTATGGTTGATGCCGGTCGCCGGTTACCTGCTCCAGGCCTGCTGCTTTTTTATTGTCGGCTTCTTCGTCTTTGGCCCACAGATGCTGATCGGTATGGCCGCCGCTGAATACTCCCATAAGGATGCAGCGGGCGCCGCCACCGGATTTATCGGCCTGTTTGGTTACCTGGGCGCAGCCCTGTCGGGTTACCCCCTAGCCCTGGTCATGAGTAGCTGGGGCTGGGATGGATACTTTAGCGTGATCGCTATCGCTGCCGGAGTCACGGGATTACTGCTTTTGCCATTTATTCAAAGTCAAAAGTATCAAAATCCAGATCAATGTCAGAGCACTCCATCCCTATAA
- a CDS encoding phosphohexomutase domain-containing protein (capsular polysaccharide biosynthesis protein; catalyzes the formation of D-mannose 6-phosphate from alpha-D-mannose 1-phosphate): MAKPLHCFNPNDIRGRLGDELNPELAYRIGVAYTNTIRPSRVVVGGDARLSSEPLKMALTRGLLDQGVDVLDIGLSGSEEIYFATSHLGLDGGIEITASHNPIEYNGMKLVREGARPISRNSGLLKIQHWAELDNPPPANQKKRGHYQKISVIDEYIQKLLSFIQPQNLRPLKLVINSGNGAAGHVIDALERAFKRLNVPVHFIKLNHHPDGHFPNGIPNPLLVENQLETAQAVRTHRADMGVAFDGDFDRCFLFDEKGEFIEGYYLVGLLAELFLERHPGSTIIHDPRLIWNTQDVAHRCGGKAVMSRTGHAFIKEKMRQENAIYGGEMSAHHYFRDFYYCDSGMIPWLMIAELISLRRQPLSELLSRQITSYPVSGEINQRLHDSRAAMENIIKNYQPQALSLKQTDGITAEFSDWRFNLRVSNTEPLVRLNVETRSDPALLKHKTREIMELLEQSEIQAVV; encoded by the coding sequence ATGGCAAAACCCTTACACTGTTTTAACCCCAATGATATTCGGGGACGACTTGGAGATGAACTCAATCCGGAGCTCGCCTATCGTATTGGTGTCGCCTACACCAACACGATTCGCCCCTCCCGGGTCGTGGTTGGAGGGGATGCACGGCTGAGCAGCGAGCCCCTCAAGATGGCGCTGACCCGGGGACTACTGGATCAGGGAGTCGACGTGCTGGATATCGGCCTGTCAGGAAGTGAAGAGATCTACTTTGCAACCAGTCACTTAGGACTCGACGGTGGAATTGAGATCACCGCAAGCCATAACCCCATCGAGTATAACGGTATGAAGCTGGTCCGGGAGGGTGCTCGCCCCATCAGTCGCAACAGCGGTCTTCTGAAAATTCAACACTGGGCCGAGCTGGATAATCCACCGCCCGCAAATCAAAAAAAGCGGGGACACTACCAGAAGATCTCGGTAATAGATGAGTATATTCAGAAACTTCTGAGCTTTATCCAGCCGCAAAACCTCCGCCCCCTGAAGCTGGTGATCAACAGCGGCAACGGTGCTGCCGGTCATGTGATTGATGCGCTGGAGCGTGCTTTTAAGAGGCTTAATGTTCCTGTTCACTTTATCAAGCTCAATCATCACCCGGATGGACACTTTCCAAATGGGATCCCCAACCCGCTGCTTGTGGAAAATCAGCTTGAAACAGCCCAGGCAGTGCGAACGCACCGGGCCGATATGGGAGTCGCCTTTGATGGTGACTTTGACCGCTGCTTTCTATTTGATGAAAAGGGAGAGTTTATTGAGGGCTACTACCTTGTTGGGCTATTGGCTGAGCTGTTTCTTGAGCGGCATCCTGGCAGCACCATCATCCATGATCCCCGTCTGATCTGGAATACACAAGATGTTGCACACAGATGCGGTGGCAAAGCTGTGATGAGCCGCACCGGGCATGCTTTTATCAAGGAAAAGATGCGCCAGGAGAATGCGATTTATGGCGGAGAGATGAGTGCTCACCACTATTTTCGCGATTTTTACTACTGTGATTCAGGCATGATCCCCTGGCTGATGATCGCCGAGCTCATCTCACTGCGCCGCCAACCCCTGAGTGAACTACTATCCCGGCAGATAACATCCTACCCGGTCTCAGGTGAGATCAACCAAAGACTTCACGATTCCCGTGCCGCGATGGAGAACATTATAAAGAACTACCAGCCCCAGGCCCTGAGTCTTAAGCAAACCGACGGGATCACTGCAGAGTTTAGCGATTGGCGATTTAACTTAAGAGTTTCTAATACCGAACCTCTGGTACGACTCAATGTAGAAACCCGATCCGATCCAGCTTTGCTCAAACACAAAACCCGCGAGATCATGGAGTTACTTGAGCAAAGTGAGATCCAGGCCGTTGTGTAA
- a CDS encoding RtcB family protein has translation MPVITELRAKGQQKTVKIWTNEVDYQTQEQLRNTASLPFIYSHIAAMPDVHLGKGATVGSVIASQGAIIPAAVGVDIGCGMDAQPLGLKASELPDDLHSLRLAIEQAVPLGVGGEHKREQLKQDHPLPLN, from the coding sequence ATGCCTGTCATCACTGAGCTCAGGGCCAAGGGACAGCAGAAAACCGTTAAGATCTGGACCAATGAGGTCGATTACCAGACGCAGGAGCAGCTGCGCAACACCGCCAGCCTGCCCTTTATCTACAGTCATATCGCAGCCATGCCAGATGTTCATCTCGGCAAAGGCGCAACGGTGGGCTCGGTGATCGCAAGTCAAGGGGCGATCATCCCGGCGGCGGTCGGGGTGGATATAGGTTGTGGCATGGATGCGCAACCCCTGGGGCTCAAAGCCAGCGAGCTTCCTGATGATCTCCATTCACTGCGCCTTGCCATCGAGCAGGCGGTCCCCCTTGGGGTCGGGGGTGAGCACAAACGTGAGCAGCTCAAACAGGATCACCCCTTGCCATTGAACTGA
- a CDS encoding SDR family NAD(P)-dependent oxidoreductase: MSRVVVVTGAASGIGHYITSSFESRGDRVWALDRQPVEGLEKSICHSLDLGNEAEVAALFEDIGRVDVAVNCAGVPGQRSDLTEFSAGSITDEWAAIFLPTFNCMKYEILRMRGQQAGGRVINISSSTAQRGMKKFSAYSSAKASITALTRVAAIENAEFNIRVNAISPATIDTPMIRRKYGGKLRDYSDVYYTGDCGQVEDVMSAVELYLSNNFLTGHDLVLDGGLSELCQI, from the coding sequence ATGAGTCGAGTCGTTGTGGTGACAGGGGCGGCCTCTGGGATAGGTCACTATATTACGAGCAGTTTTGAGTCTCGGGGAGACAGGGTTTGGGCTTTGGACAGGCAGCCGGTTGAGGGATTAGAGAAGAGTATCTGTCACAGCTTGGATCTGGGGAATGAAGCCGAGGTCGCGGCGCTCTTTGAAGATATCGGCAGGGTGGATGTTGCGGTCAACTGTGCCGGCGTTCCCGGTCAGCGCAGCGATCTGACCGAGTTTAGTGCCGGGAGCATCACAGATGAGTGGGCGGCTATTTTTCTTCCGACCTTTAACTGTATGAAATATGAGATCTTAAGGATGCGTGGCCAGCAAGCAGGAGGACGAGTCATCAATATCTCCAGCTCGACGGCCCAACGGGGGATGAAAAAATTCAGTGCCTATAGTTCAGCCAAGGCCTCAATCACCGCCCTGACCCGGGTGGCCGCCATTGAGAATGCAGAGTTTAATATCCGGGTGAATGCTATCTCTCCTGCAACCATAGATACTCCGATGATCCGGCGCAAGTATGGCGGAAAGCTAAGAGACTATTCCGATGTTTACTATACCGGCGATTGTGGGCAGGTTGAGGATGTGATGTCGGCGGTAGAGCTCTATCTTTCCAACAACTTTCTCACCGGGCATGATCTGGTGCTGGATGGGGGACTGAGCGAGCTATGCCAGATCTAG
- a CDS encoding YdcF family protein, with the protein MKLTSKVLLLGLAGLATQAWAAHTDYEDKPVTFESCARMTQQQQALQCYLDYAVSHHYFYNSNGQNDKKPVLEGFKRAHQLAPGDINIANSYAYAHFYIGDLKGAIRQFEANYKKFGDFQSGFPAAMYLRASGHEKQAQPIFDSLLKNYPEQTRKMMQVLGDADQILKDPALIRFKIPEVKEPGRFHAIVVLGYQLDPKGLARPELTGIMAQALKVAQHYPDSKLIVTGGVPRNGRTEAQVMKEYFVAHGIAPSRVIPEELAIDTVQNAIYSAAILKNWNIKEVTIVTRAGHIRRGSALLEQAADNAVPWNIAINSIAWKDLNFKTEQQAKQILTRGEAGYIDTYRDVYRIYYQAFPGFIR; encoded by the coding sequence GTGAAACTAACATCTAAGGTTCTTTTATTGGGACTTGCCGGATTAGCCACCCAGGCATGGGCCGCCCATACAGACTACGAAGATAAACCGGTCACCTTTGAAAGCTGCGCCCGGATGACACAGCAGCAACAAGCTCTGCAATGCTATCTGGATTATGCGGTGAGTCATCACTACTTCTATAACAGCAATGGACAAAATGATAAAAAGCCGGTGCTTGAGGGCTTCAAACGAGCCCATCAACTGGCCCCGGGTGATATCAACATCGCCAACTCCTATGCCTATGCACACTTTTATATCGGCGATCTCAAGGGGGCGATCCGCCAGTTTGAAGCCAACTATAAAAAGTTCGGAGACTTTCAGTCTGGATTCCCTGCCGCCATGTATCTGCGGGCATCCGGCCATGAGAAACAGGCCCAACCTATTTTCGACTCCCTGTTAAAAAACTACCCAGAGCAGACCCGCAAGATGATGCAGGTACTGGGTGATGCCGATCAGATCTTAAAAGATCCGGCACTCATCCGCTTTAAAATCCCTGAGGTGAAGGAGCCCGGCCGTTTTCATGCCATTGTTGTGCTTGGATACCAACTCGACCCTAAGGGGCTGGCTCGCCCCGAGCTCACAGGGATCATGGCCCAGGCCCTGAAGGTAGCTCAACATTATCCGGACTCAAAGCTTATCGTGACCGGTGGCGTCCCTCGTAACGGACGCACCGAGGCACAGGTGATGAAGGAGTACTTTGTGGCCCATGGTATCGCACCATCACGGGTGATCCCGGAGGAGCTTGCAATCGACACGGTGCAAAACGCCATCTACAGCGCTGCCATCCTCAAAAACTGGAACATCAAGGAGGTGACGATTGTAACCCGGGCCGGACATATTCGCCGCGGTAGCGCCCTGCTGGAGCAGGCAGCCGATAATGCCGTACCCTGGAATATCGCCATCAACTCAATCGCCTGGAAAGATCTTAACTTTAAAACCGAGCAGCAGGCTAAACAGATCCTGACCCGGGGTGAAGCCGGTTACATAGATACCTACCGGGATGTGTACCGGATCTACTATCAGGCATTTCCCGGATTTATTCGCTAA
- the uhpT gene encoding hexose-6-phosphate:phosphate antiporter: MLKLLNQVRKPTLDLPVEVRRKMWFKPFLQSYLVVFLCYMAMYFVRKNFNIAQVDMINSYGLSMTDLGLIGLGFSITYGIGKTAVNYYADGKNSKQFLPFMLILSGIAMIGFSIAMGGGMVNLIFMIGFYSLSGLFQSAGGSNSYSTITKWTPKNKRGTCLGLWNMSHNIGGAGAAAVALFGANYLFNGHVIGMFIFPSIIALIIGFVGLRYGSDSPEAYGLGKVEELFDETLSDEDVKAEEDQMTKWQIFVEFVLKNKVIWLLCFANIFLYVVRIGIDQWSTVYAYQELGLSKDIAIQGFTLFEVGALVGTLMWGYLSDLANGRRGLMACISLGLIIVMLSVYQHATNEFTYLGSLFALGFLVFGPQLLIGVAAVGFVPKKAISVADGIKGTFAYLIGDSFAKLGLGMIADGTPIFGLTGWQGTFAALDTAAMVCISLMACVAIAEEKKIRKAKKALLTTATA; encoded by the coding sequence ATGCTAAAACTACTCAATCAGGTGCGAAAGCCCACCCTGGATCTCCCTGTCGAAGTTCGTCGCAAGATGTGGTTTAAACCCTTCCTGCAATCCTATCTGGTGGTATTTCTCTGCTATATGGCGATGTACTTTGTACGCAAGAATTTCAACATCGCCCAGGTCGATATGATCAACAGCTACGGACTATCGATGACAGATCTCGGGCTGATTGGGCTCGGCTTTTCCATCACCTACGGCATCGGAAAAACCGCGGTGAACTACTATGCGGACGGTAAAAACAGCAAGCAGTTTTTACCATTCATGCTGATCCTCTCCGGCATTGCGATGATCGGCTTTAGCATCGCCATGGGTGGTGGAATGGTCAACCTTATTTTCATGATAGGTTTCTACTCCCTGAGTGGCCTGTTCCAGAGTGCCGGTGGCTCCAACAGTTACTCCACCATCACCAAGTGGACGCCTAAAAATAAGCGGGGCACCTGCCTTGGGCTGTGGAACATGTCTCACAACATCGGAGGCGCAGGAGCCGCCGCCGTCGCCCTGTTTGGTGCCAACTACCTGTTTAATGGCCATGTGATCGGTATGTTTATCTTTCCCTCGATCATCGCTTTGATCATCGGCTTCGTCGGCCTTCGCTACGGAAGTGACTCTCCCGAGGCCTACGGCTTGGGTAAGGTTGAAGAGCTGTTTGATGAAACCCTCAGTGATGAGGATGTCAAAGCCGAAGAGGATCAAATGACCAAGTGGCAGATCTTCGTTGAGTTCGTCCTCAAGAACAAGGTGATCTGGCTGCTGTGCTTTGCCAACATCTTCCTGTATGTGGTGCGGATCGGTATCGATCAGTGGTCTACCGTCTATGCCTATCAGGAGCTGGGCCTGTCGAAGGATATTGCGATCCAGGGATTCACCCTGTTTGAGGTCGGGGCCCTGGTCGGCACCCTGATGTGGGGCTACCTCTCGGATCTGGCCAATGGTCGTCGTGGCCTGATGGCTTGTATCTCCCTTGGGCTGATTATCGTCATGCTCTCTGTCTATCAGCATGCTACCAATGAGTTCACCTACCTGGGCTCTCTGTTTGCCTTAGGCTTTCTGGTGTTTGGCCCCCAGCTTCTGATCGGGGTTGCCGCCGTCGGTTTTGTGCCTAAAAAGGCGATCAGTGTCGCCGATGGGATCAAGGGAACCTTCGCCTACCTGATTGGTGACAGCTTTGCCAAGCTGGGCCTAGGGATGATTGCCGATGGCACCCCCATTTTTGGTCTCACCGGCTGGCAGGGCACCTTCGCTGCCCTGGATACGGCCGCCATGGTCTGTATTTCCCTGATGGCCTGTGTGGCAATCGCCGAAGAGAAGAAGATCCGTAAGGCCAAGAAGGCCCTACTGACAACCGCAACCGCGTAA
- the uhpB gene encoding signal transduction histidine-protein kinase/phosphatase UhpB translates to MPLYKRSRCGFTALPLGLLLAILLNSPSGYRPTILLAHLLCLLVILDATSTQDQLLPLTVITIGSFGISLLIDLTRKRYSKPLAMTVAILLQSLVSWLVWSFFNPGSLLTENLLSLIAPATSATLLLPLVYLIQLYLTTQKWHPKRPTSAQPELRLNPRHLLLFTALFVLNICCQLLLPEHLERLRLIIMMAPLIFLAFRFGWQGASVIGLLNAVVLSISEHYSSLPLSSTDILLAMLVQSLMGLGIGFGISCQRTLTHKLWQTNQALEEELGRNQRLTSQLIHSEEAVRHEIARELHDEIGQNITAIRTQAMIMERSNPPAAIAASLGQLQETALGIYDCTHQLLYKLRPQILDELGLKPAVEQLFNRLGLNQLGIEIQLDWQLQPQRLSKTQEITVYRIIQEALNNSVKYASPAWIKIHLHQQQQQLRLAICDDGPGIDLQQATAGRGLQGIRERLEALGGSLSIENSRGTQLFVRLPLD, encoded by the coding sequence TTGCCACTATATAAGCGATCCCGCTGCGGCTTTACTGCTCTTCCCCTGGGATTACTGCTGGCCATCTTGCTGAACTCTCCATCGGGCTACCGGCCAACCATTTTGCTGGCTCACCTGCTGTGCCTGCTGGTGATCCTGGATGCTACCTCGACTCAGGATCAACTGCTGCCGCTGACTGTAATTACAATCGGCAGTTTTGGGATCTCCCTGCTCATCGATTTAACCAGGAAAAGATATAGTAAGCCTCTGGCAATGACGGTGGCGATCCTGCTCCAATCTCTGGTGAGCTGGCTGGTGTGGAGCTTTTTCAATCCGGGCTCCCTGCTGACTGAAAATCTTCTCAGCCTGATTGCCCCGGCAACATCCGCGACCCTGTTGCTTCCTCTGGTCTACCTGATCCAGCTTTACCTGACCACCCAGAAATGGCACCCCAAACGACCCACTTCAGCTCAGCCTGAGCTGAGATTAAACCCAAGGCATCTGCTGCTGTTCACCGCTCTGTTCGTACTTAATATCTGCTGCCAACTGCTACTGCCGGAACACCTGGAAAGGCTACGCCTCATCATCATGATGGCACCGCTGATCTTTTTGGCGTTTCGTTTTGGCTGGCAGGGAGCCAGTGTGATTGGTCTGCTCAATGCGGTGGTTCTCTCGATTAGTGAGCACTACTCGAGCCTGCCCCTGAGCTCAACCGATATTCTGCTCGCCATGCTGGTTCAGTCTCTGATGGGATTGGGGATCGGTTTTGGGATCTCCTGTCAGCGCACCCTGACTCACAAGCTCTGGCAAACCAATCAGGCTCTTGAAGAGGAGCTTGGTCGCAACCAGCGCCTGACCTCCCAGCTGATCCATAGTGAGGAGGCGGTTCGTCATGAAATAGCCCGTGAACTCCATGATGAGATCGGACAAAACATTACCGCAATCCGTACCCAAGCCATGATCATGGAGCGCTCCAATCCCCCCGCGGCCATCGCGGCATCTTTGGGGCAACTTCAGGAGACGGCACTTGGGATCTATGACTGTACTCATCAGCTACTGTATAAACTGCGCCCACAGATCCTGGATGAGCTGGGGTTAAAGCCCGCAGTGGAGCAGCTATTCAACAGGTTAGGTCTGAACCAGCTTGGAATCGAAATCCAGCTCGACTGGCAGCTTCAGCCACAACGACTGAGCAAAACCCAGGAGATCACTGTGTATCGCATCATCCAGGAAGCCCTGAATAACAGTGTTAAATATGCAAGTCCCGCCTGGATCAAGATCCATCTCCACCAGCAGCAACAGCAATTAAGGCTCGCAATCTGTGATGATGGGCCAGGTATAGACCTTCAGCAAGCGACGGCAGGCCGAGGTCTGCAGGGGATCCGTGAGCGACTCGAGGCCTTAGGTGGCAGCCTCAGCATAGAAAACTCACGGGGCACCCAGCTGTTTGTCAGGCTCCCCCTGGACTGA